The Manihot esculenta cultivar AM560-2 chromosome 1, M.esculenta_v8, whole genome shotgun sequence genome has a window encoding:
- the LOC110627008 gene encoding growth-regulating factor 10: protein MREMESQTPPSKIARLASGVGQTGCLNMERHGSSEGSTTGSPPIALGLALGLDGSSDHRPTPIPGCSKPYGFTILQLHELQLQSLIYKYLESGFPVPYHLLLPIWKSVSSSLNSVNDSSLYQLYPSFMGGSFSLHADYRNVMEAEPGRCRRTDGKKWRCSKEALPDQKYCDRHMHRGRHRSRKLVEPSSSQPISATTNLSISLPISNDPSNGEVGLRP, encoded by the exons ATGCGAGAAATGGAGTCCCAAACTCCACCTTCGAAGATTGCCCGTCTTGCCTCTG GTGTTGGACAGACAGGTTGTTTGAACATGGAGAGACATGGGTCCAGCGAGGGTTCTACTACAGGGTCACCTCCAATTGCGTTGGGACTAGCTCTTGGACTTGATGGGTCGAGTGATCACAGACCAACACCAATCCCTGGCTGCTCAAAACCTTACGGCTTCACCATTCTCCAACTGCACGAGCTACAACTGCAATCTCTCATCTACAAGTACTTAGAATCTGGATTCCCAGTCCCCTaccatcttcttcttcctataTGGAAGAGCGTTTCTAGCTCTCTCAACAGTGTCAACGACTCAAGCTTGTACCAACTCTACCCTTCCT TCATGGGAGGTAGCTTCTCATTGCATGCAGATTACAGAAATGTGATGGAAGCGGAGCCAGGGAGATGTAGAAGAACAGATGGGAAGAAATGGAGGTGCAGCAAAGAGGCTCTCCCAGATCAGAAGTACTGTGATAGGCACATGCATAGAGGGCGTCATCGTTCAAGAAAGCTTGTGGAACCTTCTTCTTCTCAACCCATTAGTGCAACCACCAACCTCTCCATTTCACTTCCA ATCTCGAATGATCCCTCAAATGGAGAAGTTGGGTTGAGGCCATAG